From the Luteolibacter arcticus genome, one window contains:
- a CDS encoding YlbF family regulator has product MTLLAETSAVMTKTRELCAAIADDAHFTKLQQAVERFLSDDGARLMYQTVHQRGEELHHKQHSGVKLAPTEIREFEAARDALMSNEVAAAFLDAQDELESLQKTIGKYVNMTLELGRVPTEQDIAESEKGGCCGGGGCGC; this is encoded by the coding sequence ATGACTCTGCTCGCCGAGACGTCCGCCGTGATGACCAAGACCCGTGAACTCTGCGCCGCCATCGCCGATGACGCGCATTTCACGAAGCTCCAGCAGGCTGTGGAGCGCTTCCTGAGCGACGACGGTGCGCGCCTGATGTATCAGACCGTGCACCAGCGCGGCGAGGAGCTGCACCACAAGCAGCACTCCGGCGTCAAGCTCGCCCCGACCGAGATCCGCGAGTTCGAAGCCGCCCGCGACGCGCTGATGAGCAACGAAGTCGCCGCCGCTTTCCTCGATGCCCAGGACGAACTGGAGTCGCTCCAGAAGACCATCGGCAAGTATGTCAACATGACCCTCGAACTCGGCCGCGTGCCGACCGAGCAAGACATCGCCGAGTCCGAAAAAGGCGGCTGCTGCGGTGGCGGCGGCTGTGGCTGCTGA
- a CDS encoding DedA family protein, with translation MKEIIDFILHIQEHLTQFTSDYGGLVYALLFLIVFCETGLVVTPFLPGDSLLFAVGALAADPSAGLNVWIAAIVLLVAAILGDTANYWIGRKCGQWMMRKFPRIVKPEHIAKTNEFFVRYGGKTIILARFVPIVRTFAPFVAGSGEMDYKRFMSFNVIGAVLWVGLLLPAGWFLGNAEFTIGGRHIVVKDHFEIVVLAIIGISVLPIIIEFVKAKMKPKAVPNAAE, from the coding sequence ATGAAGGAAATCATCGATTTCATCCTGCACATCCAAGAGCACCTCACCCAGTTCACCAGTGACTATGGTGGGTTAGTCTATGCGCTGCTGTTCCTGATCGTCTTTTGCGAAACCGGCCTCGTGGTCACTCCATTTTTGCCGGGAGATTCACTCTTGTTCGCCGTCGGAGCCTTGGCCGCCGACCCGAGTGCCGGCCTGAACGTCTGGATCGCCGCGATCGTTCTCCTTGTAGCGGCCATCCTCGGAGATACAGCGAACTACTGGATCGGCCGCAAATGCGGGCAGTGGATGATGCGAAAATTCCCGCGCATCGTGAAGCCCGAGCACATCGCAAAGACCAACGAATTCTTCGTTCGATACGGCGGCAAGACCATCATTCTCGCCCGCTTTGTCCCGATCGTCCGCACCTTCGCTCCCTTCGTAGCCGGCTCGGGCGAGATGGATTACAAGCGGTTCATGTCCTTCAACGTGATCGGAGCAGTCCTCTGGGTCGGCCTTCTCTTGCCGGCCGGATGGTTCCTCGGGAACGCGGAGTTCACGATTGGCGGACGTCACATCGTGGTAAAAGACCATTTCGAAATCGTCGTTCTCGCCATCATCGGGATTTCGGTGCTCCCAATCATCATCGAGTTTGTGAAGGCGAAGATGAAGCCGAAGGCCGTTCCGAACGCGGCTGAGTAG